Proteins from a genomic interval of Salmo salar chromosome ssa14, Ssal_v3.1, whole genome shotgun sequence:
- the LOC106570124 gene encoding basic salivary proline-rich protein 4, translating to MMEGATMSEERATVSEEEATVSEKGQIIASDTGSDEELGEALSNGNPIPPKRGKGRPKGSGSKTPKILRVLDKRPRGRPCKVVDPNAVSAEPTAPLKHGRPQNVKQTKKMGRPRKNPLSTEEEEERKKLKSQPKGSRVWKPLGRPRIHPYMDPPATSAEPRARGRPRKATMGRGAHLRKNPPPTSKVSKPPVIDGSPQKRGRPLGSVQANKAKRAAEKDRSNSAPPAKQGCTVSPIVKLYRCTNGKANVLDEAAFQAQRRRGRRTSVKVDYTTCESEKEENEDAERNEDEDLSPVEEEIKPHSGRHKASKPGKVAAAHKEGGGCF from the coding sequence ATGATGGAAGGGGCAACAATGTCTGAAGAAAGGGCAACAGTGTCGGAAGAAGAGGCAACAGTGTCGGAAAAAGGACAGATAATTGCCTCTGATACTGGTAGTGATGAGGAGTTAGGTGAAGCCTTGTCTAATGGCAACCCCATACCACCTAAGAGGGGAAAGGGAAGGCCCAAAGGATCAGGCTCTAAGACACCCAAGATACTGAGGGTACTAGACAAGCGGCCACGGGGCAGGCCATGTAAAGTGGTTGACCCTAATGCTGTTTCAGCAGAGCCAACTGCACCTCTGAAGCATGGCCGGCCCCAAAatgttaaacaaacaaaaaaaatgggTAGGCCGAGAAAGAACCCGCTATCAAccgaggaggaagaagagagaaagaaactgAAAAGCCAACCTAAGGGATCAAGAGTGTGGAAGCCTCTCGGAAGGCCGCGCATCCACCCCTACATGGATCCCCCAGCCACCTCTGCTGAGCCACGGGCAAGAGGCCGTCCACGCAAGGCAACAATGGGTAGAGGTGCCCACTTACGGAAGAACCCACCTCCAACCTCTAAAGTTTCCAAGCCACCCGTTATAGATGGTTCCCCGCAAAAGAGGGGCCGCCCCTTAGGCTCCGTACAAGCAAACAAAGCCAAGAGAGCAGCAGAGAAGGATAGGTCCAATAGTGCACCCCCAGCCAAACAGGGGTGCACTGTTTCTCCAATAGTAAAGCTTTACCGCTGCACCAATGGTAAAGCAAATGTGTTAGATGAAGCTGCCTTCCAAGCCCAGAGGCGAAGAGGCAGGAGAACGTCTGTGAAAGTTGATTATACAACTTGTGAATCAGAGAAGGAGGAAAATGAAGATGCAGAGAGAAATGAGGACGAAGACTTGTCTCCAGTTGAAGAGGAAATAAAACCACACAGTGGTCGTCACAAGGCTAGCAAACCTGGTAAGGTGGCGGCAGCTCATAAAGAAGGTGGGGGTTGTTTCTAA